The following are from one region of the Phyllostomus discolor isolate MPI-MPIP mPhyDis1 chromosome 9, mPhyDis1.pri.v3, whole genome shotgun sequence genome:
- the SERPINB2 gene encoding plasminogen activator inhibitor 2 isoform X2 gives MMEDIYVANTIFAINFFKQLASTSPTQNLFFSPWGISSTMVMVYMGARGNTAEQMARVLQFNNIGVRAVTAVSPENVTGCQFTQQIQRATYPDAILKAQAEDTIHSGFSTLISAVNTSTEGYVLESVNKLFGEKSARFRKEYMQLSKKYYSAEPQEVDFLECAEGARKKINFWVETQTKGKISNLLPEGSVDSETRMVLVNAVYFKGKWKTAFEKKLNGLYPFHVNSTKQKPVQMMYLREMLNIGYIEDLKTQILELPYAGDVSMFLLLPDEIANVSTGLELLEREITHDKLSTWIGTDRMAEDDVEVYLPKFKLEEQYELKRILRSMGMNDAFVKGQANFLGMSEEDDLFLSEVFHRATVDVNEEGTEATAGTGAIMSGRTGHGGPQFVADHPFLFFIMHKPTRTILFLGRFASP, from the exons ATGATGGAAGACATTTATGTGGCAAACACCATCTTTGCCATCAATTTCTTCAAGCAGCTGGCAAGCACAAGCCCCACCCAGAACCTCTTCTTCTCCCCATGGGGCATCTCATCCACCATGGTCATGGTCTACATGGGAGCCAGAGGCAACACCGCAGAGCAGATGGCCAGG GTGCTTCAGTTCAACAACATCGGAGTCCGGGCAGTCACCGCAGTGAGTCCAGAGAACGTCACCGGTTGCCAATTCACACAGCAAATCCAGAGAGCCACTTATCCTGACGCTATTTTGAAG GCGCAGGCTGAAGACACAATCCACTCGGGCTTCAGCACACTCATCTCTGCCGTCAACACATCCACAGAGGGTTACGTATTGGAAAGTGTCAATAAGCTGTTCGGAGAGAAGTCTGCGAGATTCAGGAAA GAGTACATGCAGCTCTCGAAGAAATATTACTCTGCGGAACCCCAGGAGGTTGACTTCCTAGAATGTGCTGAAGGAGCCAGAAAAAAGATTAATTTCTGGGTCGAGACACAAACCAAAG gtaAAATTTCAAACTTGTTACCCGAAGGTTCCGTAGACTCAGAGACCAGGATGGTCCTGGTGAATGCCGTCTACttcaaaggaaaatggaaaactgCCTTTGAGAAGAAATTAAATGGGCTTTATCCTTTCCACGTGAACTCG ACTAAACAGAAGCCCGTACAGATGATGTACTTGCGTGAGATGCTGAACATTGGATACATAGAAGACCTAAAGACTCAGATTCTAGAACTCCCTTACGCTGGGGATGTCAGCATGTTCCTGCTGCTTCCGGATGAAATTGCAAATGTGTCCACTGGCCTGGAGCTG CTGGAACGTGAAATAACGCACGACAAACTCAGCACGTGGATTGGCACGGACAGGATGGCCGAGGATGACGTTGAGGTGTACCTCCCGAAGTTCAAACTGGAAGAGCAGTACGAACTCAAACGCATCCTCAGGAGCATGGGCATGAACGACGCCTTTGTCAAGGGCCAGGCCAATTTCTTAGGAATGTCAGAAGAGGACGACCTGTTTCTGTCCGAAGTGTTTCATCGAGCCACTGTGGATGTCAACGAGGAGGGCACCGAAGCCACTGCTGGCACCGGGGCCATCATGTCCGGGAGAACCGGCCACGGGGGCCCGCAGTTTGTGGCAGACcaccctttcctcttctttatcaTGCACAAGCCCACCAGGACCATCCTCTTCCTCGGCAGGTTCGCCTCCCCGTAA
- the SERPINB10 gene encoding serpin B10: MDSLTQSINRFALEFSKKLAESAEGENIFFSPWGISTCLAMVYLGTRGTTAAQIAQVLEFHRDQDNKAYPESEKKRKTDCNLERVEEIHSGFQTLISEINSPSDDYVLKTANGIYGEKTYPFYNKYLEDMKTYFDVTPQSVNFLEASDQVRKEINSWVESQTEGKIPDLLPDDAVDSATRMVLVNALYFKGLWEHQFSVQDTTEKPFRINKTTSKPVQMMSLKEKLPVFHIEEPRATGLQLHYKSRDLSLFILLPEDVGGLDQLEKAATYEQLSEWTSEDMMEMYQVKLHLPKFKLEESYDLKSVLSSMGMSDAFDQGKADFSGMAAGRQLFLSSVFHKSFVEINEQGTEAAAATGSVVGFRSRPLSMDFNADHPFLFFIRHNKTNSILFYGRFCSP; this comes from the exons ATGGATTCTCTAACACAATCCATCAACCGATTTGCCCTGGAATTTAGCAAAAAGCTAGCTGAATCTGCTGAgggtgaaaatattttcttttctccctggggCATCTCCACCTGCTTGGCCATGGTGTATCTGGGCACCCGAGGCACCACCGCAGCCCAAATAGCCCAG GTACTTGAGTTTCACAGAGATCAGGACAACAAAGCTTATcctgaaagtgaaaagaaaaggaaaacg GACTGCAACTTGGAGAGGGTTGAAGAAATACACTCGGGTTTCCAGACACTCATCTCTGAAATCAACAGTCCCAGTGATGACTATGTACTTAAAACAGCCAACGGGATCTACGGAGAGAAAACTTACCCATTTTATAAT aaatatttagaaGACATGAAAACATACTTTGATGTAACACCACAGTCTGTCAACTTTTTGGAAGCTTCTGACCAAGTCAGAAAGGAGATCAACTCTTGGGTGGAAAGCCAGACTGAGG GAAAAATCCCGGATCTCCTACCTGATGATGCAGTGGATTCTGCTACCAGAATGGTTCTGGTGAATGCCCTTTACTTTAAAGGACTCTGGGAACATCAGTTCTCAGTCCAAGACACCACAGAGAAGCCTTTCAGAATAAACAAG ACCACAAGCAAACCCGTGCAAATGATGTCGCTGAAAGAAAAGCTTCCCGTTTTTCACATAGAAGAGCCACGAGCCACCGGCCTCCAACTCCACTACAAGAGCCGTGACCTCAGCCTGTTCATACTGCTGCCGGAGGACGTCGGTGGGCTGGATCAG CTGGAGAAGGCCGCCACGTACGAGCAGCTGAGCGAGTGGACCAGCGAGGACATGATGGAGATGTACCAAGTGAAGCTGCACCTTCCCAAGTTCAAGCTGGAAGAGAGTTACGACCTCAAGTCAGTCCTGAGCAGCATGGGGATGAGCGACGCCTTTGACCAGGGCAAGGCCGACTTCTCAGGGATGGCCGCAGGGCGGCAGCTGTTCCTGTCCAGTGTTTTCCACAAGTCTTTCGTGGAGATAAATGAGCAAGGCACAGAGGCTGCCGCGGCCACCGGGAGTGTGGTGGGCTTCCGATCCAGACCCCTGTCCATGGATTTCAATGCCGACCACCCATTCCTCTTCTTCATCAGGCACAACAAAACCAACAGCATTCTCTTCTACGGGAGATTCTGCTCCCCCTGA
- the SERPINB2 gene encoding plasminogen activator inhibitor 2 isoform X1, whose translation MMEDIYVANTIFAINFFKQLASTSPTQNLFFSPWGISSTMVMVYMGARGNTAEQMARVLQFNNIGVRAVTAVSPENVTGCQFTQQIQRATYPDAILKEKMPLLEKYLPVLHKEDPSLLFKAQAEDTIHSGFSTLISAVNTSTEGYVLESVNKLFGEKSARFRKEYMQLSKKYYSAEPQEVDFLECAEGARKKINFWVETQTKGKISNLLPEGSVDSETRMVLVNAVYFKGKWKTAFEKKLNGLYPFHVNSTKQKPVQMMYLREMLNIGYIEDLKTQILELPYAGDVSMFLLLPDEIANVSTGLELLEREITHDKLSTWIGTDRMAEDDVEVYLPKFKLEEQYELKRILRSMGMNDAFVKGQANFLGMSEEDDLFLSEVFHRATVDVNEEGTEATAGTGAIMSGRTGHGGPQFVADHPFLFFIMHKPTRTILFLGRFASP comes from the exons ATGATGGAAGACATTTATGTGGCAAACACCATCTTTGCCATCAATTTCTTCAAGCAGCTGGCAAGCACAAGCCCCACCCAGAACCTCTTCTTCTCCCCATGGGGCATCTCATCCACCATGGTCATGGTCTACATGGGAGCCAGAGGCAACACCGCAGAGCAGATGGCCAGG GTGCTTCAGTTCAACAACATCGGAGTCCGGGCAGTCACCGCAGTGAGTCCAGAGAACGTCACCGGTTGCCAATTCACACAGCAAATCCAGAGAGCCACTTATCCTGACGCTATTTTGAAG GAAAAAATGCCATTGCTTGAGAAATACCTTCCCGTGTTACATAAAGAGGACCCCTCCCTTCTGTTCAAGGCGCAGGCTGAAGACACAATCCACTCGGGCTTCAGCACACTCATCTCTGCCGTCAACACATCCACAGAGGGTTACGTATTGGAAAGTGTCAATAAGCTGTTCGGAGAGAAGTCTGCGAGATTCAGGAAA GAGTACATGCAGCTCTCGAAGAAATATTACTCTGCGGAACCCCAGGAGGTTGACTTCCTAGAATGTGCTGAAGGAGCCAGAAAAAAGATTAATTTCTGGGTCGAGACACAAACCAAAG gtaAAATTTCAAACTTGTTACCCGAAGGTTCCGTAGACTCAGAGACCAGGATGGTCCTGGTGAATGCCGTCTACttcaaaggaaaatggaaaactgCCTTTGAGAAGAAATTAAATGGGCTTTATCCTTTCCACGTGAACTCG ACTAAACAGAAGCCCGTACAGATGATGTACTTGCGTGAGATGCTGAACATTGGATACATAGAAGACCTAAAGACTCAGATTCTAGAACTCCCTTACGCTGGGGATGTCAGCATGTTCCTGCTGCTTCCGGATGAAATTGCAAATGTGTCCACTGGCCTGGAGCTG CTGGAACGTGAAATAACGCACGACAAACTCAGCACGTGGATTGGCACGGACAGGATGGCCGAGGATGACGTTGAGGTGTACCTCCCGAAGTTCAAACTGGAAGAGCAGTACGAACTCAAACGCATCCTCAGGAGCATGGGCATGAACGACGCCTTTGTCAAGGGCCAGGCCAATTTCTTAGGAATGTCAGAAGAGGACGACCTGTTTCTGTCCGAAGTGTTTCATCGAGCCACTGTGGATGTCAACGAGGAGGGCACCGAAGCCACTGCTGGCACCGGGGCCATCATGTCCGGGAGAACCGGCCACGGGGGCCCGCAGTTTGTGGCAGACcaccctttcctcttctttatcaTGCACAAGCCCACCAGGACCATCCTCTTCCTCGGCAGGTTCGCCTCCCCGTAA